The Takifugu flavidus isolate HTHZ2018 chromosome 21, ASM371156v2, whole genome shotgun sequence genome has a window encoding:
- the ubqln4 gene encoding ubiquilin-4, with protein sequence MTRKLTPDPSCSIGGVKMADQGAANPGNNNNNKSEASEGTIIKVTVKTPKDKEEIAIAEDASVSQFKEEISRRFKAKQDQLVLIFAGKILKDGDSLSQHGIKDGLTVHLVIKTAHKAADGGSTSASSAASPQAGNTSTSSPGTTPPSTAASTGTPAQPTQAPNILTGFGDLAGLAGLGMGSTNFMELQQQMQRQLMSNPEMLSQIMENPLVQNMMSNPDLMRQMIMANPQMQQLMERNPEISHMLNNPELMRQTMELARNPAMMQEMMRNQDRALSNLESIPGGYNALRRMYTDIQEPMFSAAREQFGNNPFSALGGNSESGVQPSRTENREPLPNPWGPPNSSNPPESGGSTAGSTSTPAGTNPSVSNPLGVNAGSLGNGIFNSPGMQSLLQQISENPQLMQNMLSAPYMRSMMQSLAQNPELASQVLMNNPLFAGNPQLQEQFRSQLPVFLQQMQNPEALSVMTNPRAMQALMQIQQGLQTLQTEAPGLMPSLMSGGAPGMPPAGVPGIPTAGVPGIPTAGVPGIPTAGIPGIPTAGVPSMPTENPASSPSNAGTNAAQQQLMQQMLQMFAGGGGGSATTQTPEVRFQSQLDQLNAMGFINREANLQALIATGGDINAAIERLLGSQPS encoded by the exons ATGACCCGGAAGCTGACGCCAGACCCGAGCTGTTCCATCGGCGGAGTAAAGATGGCTGACCAAGGCGCCGCAAATCCtggaaataacaacaataataagtCTGAAGCCTCGGAGGGAACGATAATTAAGGTTACAGTGAAAACTCcgaaagacaaagaagaaatcGCCATCGCAGAAGATGCGTCTGTCTCTCAG TTTAAAGAAGAGATCTCAAGGCGGTTCAAAGCCAAACAGGACCAGTTGGTTCTGATTTTTGCAGGCAAGATTTTGAAGGATGGCGACAGTCTCAGCCAGCATGGCATCAAGGATGGCTTGACGGTCCATCTGGTTATAAAGACGGCACATAA GGCAGCAGATGGTGGTAGCACCTCTGCCTCTAGCGCAGCCTCCCCTCAAGCTGGTAATACCTCCACTTCGAGTCCGGGcaccacccctccctccacagcaGCCTCTACTGGCACTCCTGCTCAGCCCACACAGGCGCCTAACATACTGA CTGGTTTTGGAGacctggctggtctggctggacTGGGTATGGGTTCGACCAATTTCAtggagctacagcagcagatgcagaggCAGCTCATGTCCAACCCGGAGATGCTTAGTCAGATCATGGAGAACCCGCTGGTGCAGAACATGATGTCCAACCCGGACCTGATGAGGCAGATGATCATGGCCAACCCTCAgatgcagcagctgatggaacgCAACCCGGAGATCTCCCACATGCTTAATAACCCAGAGCTAATGAGACAG ACAATGGAACTGGCCAGGAACCCTGCTATGATGCAAGAAATGATGAGGAACCAGGACAGAGCTTTGAGCAACTTGGAGAGCATTCCAGGAGGTTACAATGCTTTGCGGAGGATGTACACAGATATCCAGGAACCCATGTTCAGTGCGGCCAGGGAACAG TTTGGAAACAACCCGTTCTCAGCTCTAGGGGGCAACTCTGAGTCTGGTGTTCAGCCATCACGCACAGAGAACCGCGAGCCACTGCCCAACCCATGGGGACCGCCAAATTCATCCAACCCTCCAGAGAGTGGGGGGAGCACTGCAGGAAGCACTAGCACACCCGCAGGCACCAACCCCAGCGTGTCCAATCCTTTGGGTGTCAATGCTGGCAGCCTGGGCAACG GGATTTTCAACAGCCCGGGAATGCAGAGTCTATTGCAGCAGATCTCGGAAAACCCTCAGCTGATGCAGAACATGTTGTCTGCTCCCTACATGCGCAGTATGATGCAGTCACTGGCTCAAAACCCAGAGTTGGCCTCCCAG GTTTTGATGAATAACCCCCTGTTTGCTGGAAACCCGCAGCTACAAGAACAGTTCAGATCTCAGTTGCCCGTCTTTCTGCAGCAG ATGCAGAACCCTGAAGCCTTGTCGGTGATGACCAATCCCAGAGCTATGCAGGCTCTAATGCAGATCCAACAAGGACTCCAAACACTGCAGACAGAAGCACCAGGCCTTATGCCCAG TTTGATGTCAGGTGGAGCTCCTGGAATGCCACCAGCCGGAGTTCCTGGTATCCCTACAGCTGGAGTTCCTGGTATCCCTACAGCCGGAGTTCCCGGTATCCCTACAGCCGGAATTCCCGGTATACCCACCGCTGGAGTTCCCAGTATGCCCACAGAGAACCCTGCTTCCTCGCCCAGCAATGCAGGGACAAACGCTGCCCAACAGCAGCTGATGCaacagatgctccagatgtttgctggaggcggaggaggaagcGCAACG ACCCAGACCCCAGAGGTGCGGTTCCAGTCCCAGCTGGACCAGCTTAACGCCATGGGCTTCATTAACCGCGAGGCCAACCTGCAGGCCCTGATTGCTACTGGTGGAGACATCAACGCCGCTATTGAGAGACTGCTGGGCTCACAGCCCTCTTAA
- the LOC130518220 gene encoding ras-related protein Rab-25-like, which translates to MGSDESYNFVYKVVLIGESGVGKSNLLSRFTKNEFNHDSRTTIGVEFSTRTVQLDQYTIKAQIWDTAGLERYRAITSAYYRGAVGALLVYDISKHLTYESTERWLKELYEHADPHIVVMLVGNKRDLDTLRTVPSEEAQAFAENKGIMFMETSALDSTNVEAAFNEVLSAIQKKVASRQVTRGSISAVTLSSPIGATDTQERKGGCCKSS; encoded by the exons ATGGGGTCCGACGAGTCGTACAATTTTGTGTACAAAG TGGTTTTGATAGGAGAGTCCGGGGTTGGGAAGAGTAACCTCCTGTCTCGCTTCACCAAAAATGAGTTCAACCACGACAGCCGCACCACCATCGGTGTGGAGTTCAGCACCAGGACGGTTCAACTGGACCAGTACACCATCAAAGCCCAGATCTGGGACACGGCAGGACTTGAGCGCTACAGGGCGATCACCTCAGC TTATTACAGGGGAGCAGTCGGGGCTCTGTTGGTGTACGACATCAGCAAGCACCTGACCTACGAGAGCACGGAGCGATGGCTGAAAGAACTGTACGAGCACGCGGACCCTCACAtcgtggtgatgctggtgggaAACAAAAGAGACCTGGACACCCTCAGGACGGTTCCCTCAGAGGAGGCCCAGGCCTTTGCAG AAAACAAAGGTATCATGTTCATGGAGACCTCGGCGTTGGATTCGACCAACGTTGAAGCCGCTTTCAACGAGGTCCTCTCAG CCATCCAAAAGAAGGTGGCCAGCCGGCAGGTGACCCGCGGCTCCATCAGCGCCGTGACCTTGTCCAGCCCCATCGGAGCCACTGACAcccaggagaggaaggggggctGCTGCAAGAGCTCCTAA